The following coding sequences are from one Eublepharis macularius isolate TG4126 chromosome 19, MPM_Emac_v1.0, whole genome shotgun sequence window:
- the GADD45GIP1 gene encoding growth arrest and DNA damage-inducible proteins-interacting protein 1 has product MAAAVARCEAAAFLGRWRLLLGGARAYNARPLRRRLGGVYIPDPSNPRTPEWQLQPAFEAKLYGRHGAASGVDPARLWPTPQQLAEIEAEERELWPALRDMEAALDVKEREAETKRRQREELIAARMAKMPQMIADWRREKEERKAKEHEEKERRQRLLAEARERFGHNLDHRSPQFQELMQEMEKARRKELKQQKKQRREEALAKKAAEAAAAAQLPAVEEEAEVETSLSQTT; this is encoded by the exons ATGGCGGCTGCCGTGGCCCGCTGTGAGGCGGCGGCATTTCTCGGGCGGTGGCGGCTCTTGCTCGGCGGCGCCCGCGCTTACAACGCCCGGCCACTGCGGCGCCGGCTGGGCGGCGTGTATATCCCGGACCCGTCCAACCCCCGCACGCCGGAATGGCAGCTGCAGCCCGCCTTCGAGGCCAAGCTCTACGGGCGCCACGGGGCCGCCTCCGGGGTCGACCCGGCCCGGCTCTGGCCCACGCCGCAGCAGCTGGCTGAGATCGAGGCCGAGGAGAGAGAGCTGTGGCCGGCGCTGAGGGACATGGAGGCGGCGCTGGACGTCAAGGAGCGGGAGGCCGAGACCAAGAGGCGGCAGAG AGAGGAGCTCATTGCTGCCAGAATGGCCAAGATGCCCCAAATGATTGCAGACTGGCGCCGGGAGAAGGAGGAGCGCAAGGCCAAGGAGCATGAAGAGAAAGAGCGGCGGCAGCGGCTACTGGCCGAGGCCCGTGAGCGCTTTGGTCATAACCTGGATCACCGCAGCCCCCAGTTCCAAGAGCTGATGCAAGAGATGGAGAAGGCTAGACGGAAAGAGTTGAAGCAGCAGAAGAAACAGCGGCGAGAAGAGGCCTTGGCCAAAAAGGCAGCggaagcagcagctgctgctcagctGCCAGCCGTCGAGGAAGAGGCAGAAGTAGAAACATCATTGAGTCAGACCACGTAA